The segment CTGTCATAGCGAATAAGTATTTTTGAATCATGTAGATGGACAAACATATCACTTTCAAAGGCTGTAATGCCCTCATTATGAATGTCCATATAAGATACTTCCTTCAAATCGCATACCTCCCTTTGTAATCTCTAACATAAATTATACAATTTTTGTAAAAACATAATAATTATGGTGGTCTTTTGAAATACTATAAACATCAAGACGCTATCTTACCATTTTCACATGATGCAGCGTCCATAATTTTCAGATGGACATCTGCTTTTTTATTGGCTTTAAACAATATACCTAATTACCAATTATCAGAAGGAAGCAGGCTGATTATAAGTTGAATAAGGTGACACTGGAAAGATTGTTATGGTCAATTGCTTTTCCTGGCTTTGGCCAGCTGCTCAATCACAAGTATTTTAAATCACTGCTTTTCATCATGATGGAAATGGTGATTAACCGGCAATCTAATTTTAATCTTGCGATCATATCGAGCTTCCATGGCAATATTGACAAATCAATCGAAAATATTCATTTTCAATGGCTGATGTTTTATCCATGCCTTTATTTTTTTGCGATGTGGGATGCTGTAAGAGATACATATGATGATGAAGATTCACCCCCTCCTTACGCGTTCCTGCCCTATGCCTCATGCGCCATTTGTGTTACAGTCGGGCTAATTTATTGTCAAAAATGGACGATTTTCGGCAGATTGCTTGGCCCAATATTTATGCCAATCCTCTGTGTGCTACCAGGTATTATCATAGGATTGTATGTTAAGAAATGGCTTTTAAAAAACAGTAGCTAAACAAAAAAGAATGCATCTACTATTTTTAGCCGCATTCTTTTTTACTTTCTTAAAACGACTTTTACGCTTTGCTATTCCGTTTAAGTTTATCATATATTCAGAAAAGTTTTTACAACAAAAAGCCCTGTGTAGCCTTTAACAGGGCATTGTTCTACTTATCGATTGTTATGAGTTTCGTCCATTTTCCACTCCAGCAATTGACCAGGTTGAATGTATGATAGAAGCTGTAAATCCTCTTTATTAACTGCCCCTATCACATTTACCCGTTCATCTGCGGGAAGATTCCGCAGTACAATTTGCACTTCTCCACAGTAACGTCCGTATAAAGAATTATCCATTGTAATCATTCCACGCTGTCGTTCCACTGTATTGACTTGTGCGACAGATTCGTTTGAACGAGAATCCATTATCCGCAGCACATCACGAGATAAATCAGGACGTATACGGTTAATGCCTTCTTCTAAAACGGCAGAATGAATACGAATTGGCAGGATTTTATCTTTATCATATTTAATCAGCTTTTCTAACAATCCCTTTCCATGATCTGGATCTCCAATATACACATCTGTTATCCCAAGCTTATACAGCTCAACCGCCGCTGCAAACGGATGTATTTCCCGATGACTCTCCAATGTTGGAAGACCATCAAAAACAGGTCCCCGTTTTTCTCCAATTCCCGGGATAAAGGCACAAACCGGAATATTATATCTTTTAAATAGAATGGTTTGTGTCCGAAAAAAGTCTTTATCTAAACCAGTTTCACGACGAGGATAAAAATTATGCCATGCGATAAGCCTTTTAGCGTTAAGTCCGTTAGCTATTAAGCTTTCGAGCTCTGCTTCTAAAATGGTACTGGCATTAACGGCAATGTGAAAGCATTTTGATAGTTCTATCATTCTATTACTTTCGAAGAAATCATCTAATCTGATGCCAACAACACCTAAAGAACTCAGTTGTTCCAAGCTTTCAATATTTAAATGGCGGGGTGTTTTCATTGATACATCAGCATAAACTTCCATACCACAGGCTTTAGCTGCCTTAAGCAATTTAGAAGCTTTACTTACAAGATTTCCTCTTTCCTCTGGTATATGCAGCGAAGTAAATGCCTTTCTTATTCCCTTTTGACTTGCTTCTATTATTCGTTGCTCTGCCAGTGGGTCATTTAGATAAAAGGAAATCCCAATCATTCAAACTCACTCGCCATTTCATCCTTATAGCCAAATAAAAATGTGAAAATAAATCCTGCTGTGTAAGCGATGATTAAACCTGCCAAGTAATACAGAATTTGCTGGGCATGAACAAGAAAGGAAAGCGGCAAGCCGGAAACCCCTACTGCGATTGTCGCAACTTTAAAATAAGCCTGGAATGCTCCACCAATACCTGCACCAAGACAAGCTGTTAAAAACGGTCTTCCAAGAGGAAGGGTAACCCCAAAAATCAACGGCTCTCCAATGCCAAGCAAGCCGGAAGGAAGCGCACCACCGATTGCCCGTTTTAAACGTGCTTTTTTCGTTTTCATGTAGATCGCAAATGCGGCACCCACCTGACCTGCACCGCCCATTGCTAAAATTGGCAACAGAGGATCATCACCAATCGAATTAATAAGCTCAAGGTGAACTGGTGTTAATCCCTGATGCAAGCCTGTTACAACTAATGGCAGAAAAGTCGCACCTAATACAAATCCTGCTACGACCCCGCCCATATCTAAAATAGACAGTAAACCTTTTGTTATTCCGTCTGAGATTAGACCGCCAATCGGCATAAACACGAGATATGTAACAATTCCTGTAATTAATAAAGCTATTGTTGGTGTTATGATAATATCAAGGGACTGTGGAACAATACGGCGCAACCGTTTTTCAACAATTGCGATAAAGATTGCAGCAAACAATACACCAATTAACCCGCCCCTGCCAGGCATTAACTCCTCACCGAAGAGGGTTATTCCTGCAACAGAAGGGTTAATAATTAATATCCCTGCCACCCCACCTAGTGCAGGTGAACCTCCGAATTCCTTTGCAGCATTTATTCCGACTAATATTCCAAGATAAGTAAACAAACCGCTCCCAATAACCGTTAATATCATTGCAAGCTGAGACTCTGCTGACAGCCACCCACCCTGCACAACTGCCTTTGTAACCCCTGTAATTAATCCAGATGCCACCAATGCCGGGATAAGCGGGATAAAAATACTAGCGATTTTGCGCAAAAACATTTTAAACGGAGTAGAATTTTTTGTTTTTAATGTTGATTTTTTTTGCGCTGCAAGCTCCTCTATATTAAAGTCTCCTGCAGGTTCTAGCAGCTTGCCAAACTCTTCTGCGACTTTATTCACTTTCCCCGGCCCTAATATGACCTGTAATGTCTCCTCCTCAACAAGCCCTAATACACCGTCGATTTTTTTAATTGCTTGTTTATTAACAGCATTATCATCAATTGGTGTCACACGAAGGCGTGTCATACAATGTGTGTATGCAGCAATATTAGCCGGACCGCCAAGCTGTTCTAAAATTTTTTGTGCCAAAACATGATTTTCCCCTGACATTTTAGTTCCTCCTTTAATATCAATTCCAAAACAAATAAAATGTAACCGCTTAAATTTTTATGTTTGAGAAATTGAGATTCATAAGAACTTATCTCGTTTTTCCTCCTCACATTTTTGTCAAATGATGCTCTTGTTTCCAATTACACGGCAGCTGCGCTGATAGCATCTAGTAAATCTGCCTGCTATCATCCTCTTAGCTCTCCACTATAGCAGTTGCTTTTCTTACATTACCTTCTGCTTTGTTTAAAAGCACTTTAGCCTGCGTGTAGTCCTGATTGGTTTTTAGCATAACAATAGCTGTTTTCACTTCATTCTGTGCTTTTGCCAACATCTCTTTTGCTGATTCATAGGATGCGCCTGTAGTTTTACAGATGATGTGGATTGCTCTTTCTTTCAACTTAAAATTGCTTACATGTACATCTACCATAAGGTTTTCATATGCTTTCCCATTTTGAATCATCGTAGCTGTTGAAATCATATTTAGTATCATCTTTTGCGCGGTAGCAGCCTTTAGTCTTGTCGAACCTGTAAGCACTTCCGGCCCCACCTCTACCTCAATACATTTGTCTGCATACTCACTAATCAATGATTGTTTATTGCAGGATAAGGCAATTGTTTTTGCGCCGACACTGCGTGCATAACAAAGCGCACCTATTACATACGGTGTCCTGCCACTTGCTGCGATTCCAATAACAGTATCATTTGCTGTTAAGCAGATGTCTTGTAAATCTCTGGCACCTAGCTCCTGATTATCTTCTGCTCCTTCAACAGCCTTAATAAACGCCTTTTCCCCACCAGCCATAATACCTTGAACTAAATCAGGATCTGTACTAAATGTCGGTGGGCATTCAACTGCGTCCAAAACCCCCAGCCTTCCGCTCGTACCTGCACCAATATAGATGATGCGGCCTCCTTTTTTTAAAGACTCGCAAGCATATTTGACAGCTGTTTCGACCTCTGGGAGCACTTGCTGAACGGCAATCGCTACCTTTTGATCCTCTTCATTCATCAGCCTCAGAACTTCCATTGTTTCTGCTGTATCTATATGCATTGTTCGATCATTGCGAGATTCTGTTGTTAGTAATTTGAGCTTCTGATCCATGCTTTAGTCCTCCATTTCTTTTTTACACTTTTATTATAATTATTTTGAAACATAATTTCAATAATAATTATTTTATTTTAAAATTTTAGTTCAAATAGTCATAAAAAAAGAAAACCTGCATATATGGCAGGTTTTCATAAAGATAGAACTATGTTTCTAAAATATAAGAAGGCTATTATACAAAAAAAGGGAGACATCCATGTCTCCCTTTTTACCAATATATTAAACCGTTTCAGGCTGCTCCATTTCCAATACAATATGGTCATGCAAATACCGGAAATAGCTGTTGCTTCCCCTGCTGTTTCCCTCTAAGCAGCCGAAAAAGAACCCAGTCACCCATGCGGCATAATTGAAGCTGAGCTGATCTCTTCTGCTGTAGTTTTTCACAAGCTTCCACCATTGCTCCATTAATTGCATTACATCAGGAGAATGGGTTTTGCGAAGAATAACATTGCTTTCAATTAGACCATTATGTTTAGGATAATACTCACTCTTTAACAGCGCCAGCTGCTTTC is part of the Niallia taxi genome and harbors:
- a CDS encoding MupG family TIM beta-alpha barrel fold protein, which codes for MIGISFYLNDPLAEQRIIEASQKGIRKAFTSLHIPEERGNLVSKASKLLKAAKACGMEVYADVSMKTPRHLNIESLEQLSSLGVVGIRLDDFFESNRMIELSKCFHIAVNASTILEAELESLIANGLNAKRLIAWHNFYPRRETGLDKDFFRTQTILFKRYNIPVCAFIPGIGEKRGPVFDGLPTLESHREIHPFAAAVELYKLGITDVYIGDPDHGKGLLEKLIKYDKDKILPIRIHSAVLEEGINRIRPDLSRDVLRIMDSRSNESVAQVNTVERQRGMITMDNSLYGRYCGEVQIVLRNLPADERVNVIGAVNKEDLQLLSYIQPGQLLEWKMDETHNNR
- a CDS encoding PTS transporter subunit EIIC, with protein sequence MSGENHVLAQKILEQLGGPANIAAYTHCMTRLRVTPIDDNAVNKQAIKKIDGVLGLVEEETLQVILGPGKVNKVAEEFGKLLEPAGDFNIEELAAQKKSTLKTKNSTPFKMFLRKIASIFIPLIPALVASGLITGVTKAVVQGGWLSAESQLAMILTVIGSGLFTYLGILVGINAAKEFGGSPALGGVAGILIINPSVAGITLFGEELMPGRGGLIGVLFAAIFIAIVEKRLRRIVPQSLDIIITPTIALLITGIVTYLVFMPIGGLISDGITKGLLSILDMGGVVAGFVLGATFLPLVVTGLHQGLTPVHLELINSIGDDPLLPILAMGGAGQVGAAFAIYMKTKKARLKRAIGGALPSGLLGIGEPLIFGVTLPLGRPFLTACLGAGIGGAFQAYFKVATIAVGVSGLPLSFLVHAQQILYYLAGLIIAYTAGFIFTFLFGYKDEMASEFE
- the murQ gene encoding N-acetylmuramic acid 6-phosphate etherase; its protein translation is MDQKLKLLTTESRNDRTMHIDTAETMEVLRLMNEEDQKVAIAVQQVLPEVETAVKYACESLKKGGRIIYIGAGTSGRLGVLDAVECPPTFSTDPDLVQGIMAGGEKAFIKAVEGAEDNQELGARDLQDICLTANDTVIGIAASGRTPYVIGALCYARSVGAKTIALSCNKQSLISEYADKCIEVEVGPEVLTGSTRLKAATAQKMILNMISTATMIQNGKAYENLMVDVHVSNFKLKERAIHIICKTTGASYESAKEMLAKAQNEVKTAIVMLKTNQDYTQAKVLLNKAEGNVRKATAIVES